From the genome of Flavobacterium ovatum, one region includes:
- a CDS encoding amidase family protein encodes MESQIKNIHQQLVSKEITCTALVQERLDLLKQNTYNSVNALLDTMALELAAKVDAKIANGETIGLLEGIPFGIKDVYMVQGTYTTASSDLLKNYKSPYTATAIQKLLDAGAIPLVKENCDSFGHGSSSENTIFGAVKNAINPELVAGGSSGGSAVNVAKDYTVFSIGGDTGGSIRQPAGYNHIYGLKPTYGRVSRFGLMAYASSTDCVGPLAKSIEDIRIVMNVMSGKDPKDQTSIASNEISEEAIAHSTVKTIGYFKNFIESDAIDAQVKADFLAAIEKIKAKGIVVKELDFFKSDILVSTYYTLAMAETASNLSRLDGTNYGNRIESENLIDTYAVTRSENFSEETKRRIVGGNQVLSQGFSDAIYLKGLALRDQISENFRKDFEEVDIILSPVTPGTPPKIGDSLKDPLAMYLSDAYTVGFSLGQLPTMTAPQGTSTGLQITAAKNNDELVMQFANFLKDTL; translated from the coding sequence ATGGAATCTCAGATAAAAAATATACACCAACAATTGGTGTCAAAAGAAATAACTTGTACTGCTTTGGTGCAAGAAAGACTCGATTTGCTAAAGCAAAACACCTATAATTCGGTAAATGCTTTGCTAGATACAATGGCGCTTGAATTGGCGGCAAAAGTAGATGCAAAAATCGCAAATGGAGAAACAATCGGTTTGTTGGAAGGTATTCCGTTTGGAATAAAAGATGTGTACATGGTACAAGGAACCTACACAACAGCAAGTTCTGATTTGTTGAAAAATTATAAATCACCTTATACGGCAACTGCCATCCAAAAATTATTGGATGCTGGTGCTATTCCGTTAGTGAAAGAAAACTGCGATAGTTTTGGTCACGGTTCTTCTAGCGAAAACACCATTTTTGGAGCGGTAAAAAATGCCATTAACCCCGAATTGGTTGCAGGTGGTTCAAGCGGAGGTTCTGCTGTGAATGTTGCCAAAGACTACACCGTTTTTTCTATCGGAGGAGACACAGGAGGTTCGATTCGTCAACCTGCAGGTTACAATCATATTTATGGTTTGAAACCTACCTACGGTCGTGTTTCTAGATTTGGTTTGATGGCATATGCGTCTTCTACAGATTGCGTTGGACCATTGGCAAAATCAATCGAAGACATTCGTATTGTGATGAATGTCATGAGCGGAAAAGATCCAAAAGATCAAACTTCGATTGCTTCAAACGAAATTTCAGAAGAAGCTATTGCTCATTCGACAGTAAAAACAATCGGTTATTTTAAGAATTTTATCGAAAGTGATGCTATCGATGCGCAAGTAAAAGCAGACTTCTTAGCAGCTATCGAAAAAATAAAAGCCAAAGGAATTGTAGTTAAAGAACTGGATTTCTTTAAATCAGATATTTTAGTTTCTACTTATTATACCTTGGCAATGGCAGAAACGGCTTCAAATTTATCACGTTTAGACGGGACAAACTACGGAAACCGAATTGAGTCTGAAAACTTAATTGATACTTACGCAGTAACCCGTTCTGAAAATTTTTCGGAAGAAACAAAACGCAGAATCGTAGGAGGGAACCAAGTATTATCTCAAGGTTTCTCGGATGCGATTTACTTAAAAGGTTTGGCTTTGAGAGACCAAATTTCTGAAAATTTCCGTAAGGATTTTGAAGAAGTAGATATCATTTTATCACCAGTGACGCCAGGTACACCTCCAAAAATCGGAGACAGTTTGAAAGATCCTTTGGCGATGTATTTGTCAGATGCTTATACAGTAGGTTTTAGTTTGGGACAATTACCAACAATGACGGCGCCACAAGGAACAAGTACAGGACTGCAAATTACGGCAGCAAAAAATAATGACGAATTAGTGATGCAATTTGCTAACTTCTTAAAAGATACACTATAA